A region from the Aegilops tauschii subsp. strangulata cultivar AL8/78 chromosome 5, Aet v6.0, whole genome shotgun sequence genome encodes:
- the LOC109740069 gene encoding putative laccase-9, which translates to MTSSWCSHLDISLHLEHQLLQAYEGLRFLPSMSTVHIFGYVSELLPLFHNVKENNYTRICEQKSMLTVNGQFPGPTITAQKGEVFIVNVYNQGNKPITIHWHGVDQPRNPWHDGPEFITQCPINPGANFTYTVVLSEEEGTLWWHAHTEFDRASVHGAIIIHPKHGTDYPFKKPHKDIPIILGEWWKANVSHILEEALRTGSGINISDATTINGQPGDLFPCSEENTFKVSVKSGKTYLLRIINAGLTNDLFFGVAEHLLTIVGTEGRYLKPFTVENIMISPGQTMDALLQADRSSNSSYYMASRTFASRTNLVYNNSTATAILEYMDAPPIARSEPYFPNLPASDNITAATEYTSQLRSLASKDHPVDVPTHVDEHMLITLATNILPCQSCENGNRLAASLNNVSFDNPQTDILDAYYYSITGVFEKDFPKKPPFFFNFTNDSYSKEFRLTKAGTKVKVLNYSSVVEVVFQDTAMSNETHPMHLHGFAFYVVGMGVGNFDKTKDPSKYNLVDPPYQNTVTVPKLGWTAMRFRATNPGVWFMHCHFDRHTVWGMSTMFIVKEGNTPESRMRPRPSNMPKCHMSGDDIGQYNQENITFIE; encoded by the exons ATGACGTCGTCG TGGTGCTCACACTTGGACATCAGCTTACATTTGGAGCATCAGCTACTCCAGGCATATGAAGGTCTACGATTTCTAC CATCTATGTCCACCGTACATATTTTTGGTTACGTAagtgaactactccctctgttccataaT GTCAAGGAGAACAACTACACAAGGATCTGCGAGCAGAAAAGCATGCTCACCGTGAACGGCCAGTTCCCCGGCCCGACCATCACCGCGCAAAAGGGGGAGGTCTTCATTGTCAACGTCTACAACCAGGGCAATAAACCCATCACCATCCACTG GCATGGAGTGGACCAGCCACGAAACCCCTGGCACGACGGCCCAGAGTTCATAACGCAGTGTCCCATCAACCCTGGTGCCAACTTCACCTACACCGTTGTCCTATCGGAGGAGGAGGGCACACTCTGGTGGCATGCGCACACTGAGTTTGATCGTGCTAGTGTCCATGGCGCCATTATCATCCACCCCAAGCACGGCACTGACTATCCCTTCAAGAAGCCGCACAAGGACATACCCATCATCCTCG GTGAGTGGTGGAAGGCCAACGTGAGTCATATTTTGGAGGAGGCCCTACGTACCGGCAGTGGCATTAATATCTCGGATGCGACAACTATTAACGGCCAACCTGGAGACCTATTCCCGTGCTCCGAGGAGAACACTTTCAAAGTGTCCGTGAAGAGCGGCAAGACGTACCTGCTACGAATCATCAACGCCGGACTCACCAACGATCTTTTCTTCGGCGTCGCCGAGCACCTTCTCACTATTGTCGGCACCGAGGGACGCTACTTAAAGCCATTCACTGTCGAGAACATCATGATTTCGCCTGGACAGACAATGGATGCACTCCTCCAGGCTGACCGTTCATCCAATAGCAGCTACTACATGGCGTCGAGGACATTCGCATCAAGAACCAACTTGGTGTACAACAACAGCACTGCCACGGCCATCCTGGAATACATGGACGCGCCGCCCATTGCACGATCGGAACCATACTTCCCCAACCTTCCAGCAAGCGACAACATAACTGCGGCAACAGAGTACACATCCCAGCTTCGGTCCCTAGCCAGCAAGGACCACCCGGTGGATGTGCCGACACATGTCGACGAGCACATGCTCATCACCTTAGCCACAAACATTCTCCCATGTCAATCATGTGAAAATGGCAACCGCCTCGCGGCAAGCCTCAACAATGTCAGTTTTGACAACCCCCAAACCGATATCCTCGACGCGTACTATTACTCCATCACAGGTGTCTTCGAGAAAGACTTCCCCAAAAAACCACCATTCTTCTTCAACTTCACCAACGACAGCTATTCCAAGGAGTTCAGGCTCACAAAGGCCGGTACCAAGGTGAAAGTACTAAATTATAGTTCCGTCGTGGAGGTGGTGTTCCAGGACACGGCCATGAGCAACGAGACCCACCCCATGCACCTGCACGGCTTCGCCTTTTATGTTGTAGGGATGGGCGTTGGGAACTTTGACAAGACCAAGGACCCATCCAAGTACAACTTGGTCGACCCACCATACCAGAATACGGTCACGGTGCCTAAGCTTGGGTGGACCGCGATGCGCTTCCGTGCTACAAACCCTG GTGTGTGGTTCATGCATTGCCACTTCGACCGCCATACAGTGTGGGGGATGAGCACTATGTTCATCGTGAAGGAAGGCAACACTCCTGAATCTAGAATGAGGCCTCGTCCTAGTAACATGCCTAAGTGCCACATGAGCGGTGATGACATTGGGCAGTACAACCAAGAAAATATTACATTTATCGAATGA